A DNA window from Chryseobacterium scophthalmum contains the following coding sequences:
- a CDS encoding homocysteine S-methyltransferase family protein has protein sequence MKNSEQLYKALSERILILDGAMGTMLQRYKFEEENYRGERFKDWEHPVKGNNDLLSLTQPEAIEEVHRKYLESGADILETNTFSGTTIAMADYYMEELVYELNYQSAKIARKVCDEFTAKNPDKPRFVAGSIGPTNRTASLSPDVNDPGYRAITFEELRLAYKQQSEALLDGGSDILLVETIFDTLNAKAALFAIDEIQEERGIEIPIMVSGTITDASGRTLSGQTAEAFLISVSHLNLLSVGFNCALGANQLTPYLETLAHNSDFFVSAYPNAGLPNAFGQYDESPEFMAEQIREYVEKGLINIIGGCCGTTPEHIKAIADLVDKYEPRKVKNFV, from the coding sequence ATGAAAAATTCAGAACAACTATACAAAGCATTATCCGAAAGAATTTTAATTCTCGACGGAGCGATGGGAACCATGCTTCAGCGATACAAATTCGAAGAAGAAAATTACCGTGGCGAGCGTTTTAAAGATTGGGAGCATCCAGTAAAAGGAAACAACGATCTTCTTTCTCTTACGCAACCCGAAGCAATTGAAGAGGTTCATAGAAAATACCTCGAATCTGGAGCCGATATTCTGGAAACCAATACATTTTCCGGAACTACGATTGCGATGGCCGATTATTACATGGAAGAGTTGGTCTACGAACTGAATTACCAGTCTGCAAAAATTGCCAGAAAAGTTTGTGATGAGTTCACCGCTAAAAATCCGGACAAACCAAGATTCGTTGCCGGCTCTATTGGTCCTACGAATAGAACGGCAAGTTTAAGTCCGGATGTAAATGACCCTGGTTATCGTGCGATTACTTTTGAAGAGTTAAGATTAGCTTATAAACAACAGTCAGAAGCTTTGTTAGACGGCGGTTCAGACATACTTTTGGTAGAAACAATTTTCGATACTTTGAATGCAAAAGCTGCATTATTTGCAATTGATGAAATTCAGGAAGAAAGAGGAATTGAAATCCCGATCATGGTTTCAGGAACGATTACCGATGCTTCAGGAAGAACGTTGAGCGGACAAACCGCAGAGGCTTTTTTGATCTCAGTTTCGCATTTAAATTTATTAAGTGTAGGTTTCAACTGTGCTTTGGGAGCAAATCAATTAACGCCTTATTTAGAAACATTAGCGCATAATTCAGACTTTTTTGTTTCGGCATATCCTAACGCAGGTTTACCAAATGCTTTCGGGCAATATGACGAATCTCCCGAATTTATGGCTGAGCAGATTAGAGAATATGTAGAAAAAGGATTGATCAATATTATTGGTGGATGTTGTGGTACAACGCCGGAACACATCAAAGCAATCGCTGATTTAGTTGATAAATACGAACCAAGAAAAGTGAAAAATTTTGTATGA
- a CDS encoding alpha/beta fold hydrolase, protein MKTELQHINFLYKTDSQREYHIPLSYQLFGKELFSAPIILINHALTGNSNVAGEKGWWKQLIGENQVIDTNKYTVLCFNIPGNGYDDFFIDEYSDFTPSDIANIFLKGLESLNIKNIYALIGGSLGGGIGWEMLSKKPDLAEIFIPIACDSKTHDWLHAQCLVQKFLLNGNEEPLQKARVHAMLCYRTPQSLNERFQNKFNHEKQQLESEDWLTYHGKSLAERFSLKSYQLMNHLLMNINANENMLKKIQARMHMISVDTDLFFPASEIRSGFEKLKENKEDVFYHEIKSVHGHDAFLMEYSQLNNIINNIL, encoded by the coding sequence TTGAAAACAGAACTGCAACATATTAATTTTTTGTACAAAACCGATTCTCAGAGAGAATATCATATCCCGTTAAGCTACCAGCTTTTTGGGAAAGAACTCTTTTCAGCACCCATCATTTTGATAAATCATGCCTTAACCGGAAACTCGAATGTTGCCGGAGAAAAAGGTTGGTGGAAACAACTGATTGGCGAAAATCAGGTAATTGATACAAATAAATATACTGTACTCTGCTTCAATATTCCCGGAAATGGATATGACGATTTTTTTATTGACGAATATTCAGATTTTACCCCTTCAGATATTGCAAATATATTTCTGAAAGGTCTTGAATCTTTAAATATTAAAAACATATACGCTCTGATTGGAGGATCTTTAGGAGGTGGAATCGGTTGGGAAATGCTTTCGAAAAAACCTGATTTAGCTGAAATTTTTATTCCGATTGCCTGTGATTCTAAAACTCATGATTGGTTGCATGCTCAATGTCTCGTTCAGAAATTTTTATTAAATGGAAATGAAGAACCGTTGCAAAAAGCCAGAGTCCATGCAATGTTGTGCTACAGAACGCCTCAGTCTTTAAACGAAAGATTTCAAAATAAATTTAATCATGAAAAACAACAGTTAGAATCTGAAGACTGGCTGACTTATCATGGTAAATCTCTTGCCGAAAGATTTAGTTTAAAATCTTATCAACTGATGAATCATTTACTAATGAATATTAATGCAAACGAAAATATGTTAAAGAAAATTCAGGCACGAATGCACATGATCTCTGTAGATACAGATCTATTTTTTCCTGCCTCTGAAATCAGAAGCGGCTTTGAAAAGCTAAAGGAAAATAAAGAAGATGTTTTCTATCACGAGATCAAATCAGTTCATGGGCACGATGCCTTCTTAATGGAATACAGTCAATTAAATAATATCATAAATAACATTTTGTAG
- a CDS encoding MGH1-like glycoside hydrolase domain-containing protein: MNIEKQRLQDKDWKNWGPYVSNRQWGNVREDYSPNGNAWHFANHDIAESHTYRWGEEGIAGISDTKQLFCFALSFWNKKDKRIKERLFGLSNPQGNHGEDIKEIFYYLDNTPTHSYMKMVYKYPINEFPYDEIVAENARRTKKEPEYELFDTGIFDKDEYFDIFIDYCKSDAHDILIRVTVCNRSNQAAPIVILPTTWFRNNWKWGYNEYKGQVERGKEGCINVVHDSIPIKKFYSKNKNAEQVFCENETNHPKLHGTPSVENTYYKDGINDYIIHQQNTVNPERKGTKAAFIIDEIIEGGQSEVFEFRLSPYDMDDAFYQFDDIFNARINEANEFYDEIQQDIFNDDEKNVQRQAFAGLLWNKQFYHYNVGKWLKGDPNYEAPRDFNHYVRNTEWEHLHNKDIISMPDKWEYPWYATWDLAFHCVPFAIIDADFAKNQLLLLTKEWYMHPNGQMPAYEWNLSDVNPPVHAWSCFRVFKIDEKTNGKPDLLFLEKVFQKLLLNFTWWVNRKDKNGKNIFGGGFLGLDNIGAFDRNMELKDGEHLEQADGTSWMAMYALNMMRISMELAQYYQVYEDMAIKFFEHYLYIAEAMENMGEGKEGLWNEEDGFFYDVLQLANGESVSLRLRSIVGLIPLFAVEIIDHHLLSKMPNFRERMDWVLKNKPELTSLVSHWDEEGSGRKHLMSILRKNRLTKVLTRMLDEKEFLSSYGIRAMSKVYEENPFVFTVHGNKNVVYYTPAESDSRMFGGNSNWRGPIWFPINFLIVESLQRFHFYYGNSLKVEFPTGSGEKKNLDEVAQNISGRLCSIFLKDESGQRAFNGGNYKFNYDPNFKDYITFYEYFHGDNGRGVGASHQTGWTATVAKLMKPRLA; encoded by the coding sequence ATGAATATCGAAAAGCAAAGATTACAAGATAAAGACTGGAAAAACTGGGGACCTTATGTAAGCAACAGACAATGGGGAAATGTGCGTGAAGACTACAGCCCCAACGGAAATGCTTGGCATTTTGCCAACCACGATATTGCAGAAAGCCACACGTATCGATGGGGAGAAGAAGGAATCGCGGGGATTTCGGATACCAAACAACTTTTTTGTTTTGCTCTCTCATTTTGGAATAAAAAAGATAAAAGAATAAAAGAACGTCTTTTCGGCTTGAGCAATCCGCAGGGAAATCACGGAGAAGATATTAAAGAAATTTTCTACTATCTTGATAATACACCTACTCACAGCTATATGAAAATGGTGTACAAATATCCTATCAACGAATTTCCATACGACGAAATTGTAGCAGAAAATGCAAGACGCACCAAAAAAGAACCTGAATATGAACTTTTCGATACCGGAATTTTTGATAAAGATGAATATTTCGATATTTTCATAGACTACTGTAAATCTGATGCTCATGATATCTTAATTCGTGTTACGGTCTGTAACCGAAGTAACCAAGCTGCCCCGATTGTTATTTTACCTACAACTTGGTTTAGAAATAACTGGAAATGGGGTTATAATGAATACAAAGGTCAGGTAGAAAGAGGAAAAGAAGGCTGCATCAATGTGGTTCACGACAGTATTCCTATTAAAAAGTTTTATTCAAAAAATAAAAATGCAGAACAGGTTTTCTGTGAGAATGAAACCAATCATCCTAAACTTCATGGCACTCCGTCTGTTGAAAATACTTACTATAAAGATGGAATCAACGATTATATTATTCATCAGCAAAATACTGTAAATCCTGAAAGAAAGGGTACAAAAGCAGCCTTCATCATTGATGAAATTATCGAAGGAGGTCAATCTGAAGTTTTTGAATTCAGGTTGTCACCGTATGATATGGATGATGCTTTTTATCAGTTTGATGATATTTTTAATGCAAGAATTAATGAAGCGAATGAATTTTACGATGAAATTCAGCAGGATATATTTAATGACGATGAAAAAAATGTGCAGCGACAAGCTTTTGCAGGACTTCTTTGGAACAAACAATTCTATCATTATAATGTAGGAAAATGGCTGAAAGGCGACCCTAATTATGAAGCTCCGAGAGATTTTAATCATTATGTAAGAAATACAGAATGGGAACATCTTCACAATAAAGACATCATCTCAATGCCTGATAAATGGGAATATCCTTGGTATGCAACTTGGGATTTGGCATTCCATTGCGTTCCTTTTGCCATTATTGATGCTGATTTTGCGAAAAATCAATTGCTTTTGCTTACTAAGGAATGGTATATGCATCCGAACGGACAAATGCCCGCTTATGAATGGAATCTGAGTGATGTCAATCCGCCTGTTCATGCATGGTCGTGCTTCAGGGTTTTTAAAATTGATGAAAAAACAAACGGAAAACCAGACCTTTTATTCCTTGAAAAAGTTTTTCAAAAACTATTGTTGAATTTTACCTGGTGGGTCAACAGAAAAGATAAAAACGGGAAAAATATTTTTGGCGGCGGATTTTTAGGACTAGATAACATCGGTGCTTTTGACCGAAATATGGAACTGAAAGACGGTGAACATCTTGAGCAAGCCGACGGAACAAGCTGGATGGCCATGTATGCGCTCAACATGATGCGAATTTCTATGGAATTGGCTCAATATTATCAGGTTTATGAAGATATGGCCATCAAGTTTTTTGAGCATTACCTTTATATTGCCGAAGCCATGGAAAACATGGGTGAAGGAAAAGAAGGTCTTTGGAATGAAGAAGACGGCTTCTTTTATGATGTTTTACAGTTGGCAAACGGAGAAAGTGTTTCTTTAAGGCTGAGAAGTATTGTAGGCTTAATTCCTTTGTTTGCAGTTGAAATTATCGATCATCATTTGCTCAGTAAAATGCCTAATTTCCGAGAGAGAATGGATTGGGTTTTAAAAAATAAACCTGAACTGACTTCTTTAGTTTCTCACTGGGATGAAGAAGGAAGCGGCAGAAAACATTTGATGAGTATTCTTCGTAAAAACCGACTTACAAAAGTTCTGACAAGAATGTTGGACGAAAAAGAATTTCTAAGTTCTTACGGAATTCGTGCAATGTCTAAGGTTTATGAAGAAAATCCTTTTGTGTTCACAGTTCATGGTAATAAAAATGTTGTTTATTATACACCTGCAGAAAGCGATAGCAGAATGTTTGGCGGAAACAGTAATTGGCGCGGTCCGATTTGGTTCCCTATCAATTTCCTGATTGTTGAAAGTTTACAACGTTTCCATTTTTATTATGGAAACAGTTTAAAAGTAGAATTTCCTACCGGAAGTGGCGAAAAGAAAAATTTAGATGAAGTTGCCCAAAATATCAGCGGAAGACTCTGCTCTATTTTTCTGAAAGATGAAAGCGGACAACGCGCTTTCAACGGCGGGAATTATAAATTTAATTACGACCCAAATTTCAAAGATTACATCACATTTTATGAATATTTCCACGGAGATAATGGTCGCGGAGTTGGAGCTTCGCATCAAACAGGATGGACTGCAACTGTGGCAAAACTGATGAAGCCGAGACTAGCTTAG
- a CDS encoding OsmC family protein, with amino-acid sequence MKITLNRINDDFLFECTNAQGNSILLDNTSQLGAKGVSPMESVLMAVAGCSGIDVVSILKKQRQEIIGFKAEVEGERVAVDDAKPFKSINVKFLLEGNIDPKKALKASELSFEKYCSVSKTLEPNVEIGYEVFVNGEKVEG; translated from the coding sequence ATGAAAATTACTTTAAACAGAATAAACGACGATTTTTTATTTGAATGTACCAATGCTCAGGGAAATTCAATTTTGTTAGATAATACCTCTCAACTGGGAGCAAAAGGGGTTTCACCAATGGAAAGTGTTTTGATGGCAGTTGCAGGATGCAGCGGAATTGATGTGGTTTCAATTTTGAAAAAACAAAGACAGGAAATTATAGGATTCAAAGCTGAGGTAGAAGGCGAAAGAGTTGCTGTAGATGATGCAAAACCATTCAAATCAATTAATGTAAAGTTTTTATTGGAAGGAAATATCGATCCTAAAAAAGCTTTGAAAGCATCCGAATTATCTTTCGAAAAATACTGTTCGGTTTCAAAAACTTTAGAACCTAATGTAGAAATCGGGTATGAAGTTTTTGTAAACGGAGAAAAAGTTGAGGGATAA
- a CDS encoding O-succinylhomoserine sulfhydrylase translates to MENFETLAIRTQTERTQFDEHSTPLYLTSSFVFEDAEDMRASFAEEKSKNLYSRFSNPNVTEFTDKIAKMEGAEAGYAFATGMAAIYSTFATLLNAGDHIVSCQSVFGSTHTLFTKYFPKWNIETTYFKAEDSENVEKYIQSNTKILYLETPTNPAIEVLDLEFFGKIAKKHNLIFIVDNCFATPYLQQPIKYGADIVVHSATKLIDGQGRVLGGVAVGREDLIREIYLFARNTGPAMSPFNAWVLSKSLETLAIRVERHCENALKVAEFLENHPNVDLVKYPFLKSHPNYEIAKKQMKLGGNVVAFEIKGGIEGGRNFLDKIKMCSLSANLGDTRTIVTHPASTTHSKLSDEERNEVGITAGLVRCSVGLENVEDIIADLKQALD, encoded by the coding sequence ATGGAAAATTTCGAAACCTTAGCCATAAGAACCCAAACTGAAAGAACTCAGTTTGACGAGCATTCTACGCCTTTATACCTTACTTCAAGCTTTGTTTTTGAAGATGCGGAAGATATGAGAGCGAGCTTTGCCGAAGAAAAATCAAAAAATCTGTACAGCCGATTTTCAAATCCTAATGTTACAGAATTCACCGATAAAATTGCAAAAATGGAAGGCGCAGAAGCAGGTTATGCTTTCGCTACGGGAATGGCGGCAATTTATTCAACTTTTGCCACTCTGCTCAATGCGGGTGATCATATCGTAAGCTGTCAGTCGGTTTTCGGCTCTACGCATACGTTGTTCACAAAATATTTCCCAAAATGGAATATCGAGACCACTTATTTCAAAGCAGAGGATTCTGAAAATGTTGAAAAATACATTCAGTCCAATACGAAAATTTTATATCTGGAAACGCCGACCAATCCTGCGATTGAAGTATTAGATTTAGAATTTTTCGGAAAGATTGCAAAAAAGCACAATCTTATTTTCATTGTGGATAACTGTTTTGCAACTCCATATCTACAGCAACCGATAAAATACGGTGCAGATATCGTTGTTCACTCGGCTACAAAATTAATTGACGGTCAAGGTCGTGTTTTGGGTGGAGTAGCGGTTGGTAGAGAAGATTTGATTCGTGAAATTTATCTTTTTGCAAGGAATACCGGACCAGCAATGTCGCCTTTCAATGCATGGGTCTTATCTAAAAGCTTGGAAACTTTGGCAATCCGTGTAGAAAGACACTGCGAAAATGCTTTAAAAGTTGCTGAGTTTTTAGAAAACCATCCAAATGTTGATTTGGTAAAATACCCGTTTTTAAAATCACATCCTAATTATGAGATTGCCAAAAAACAAATGAAATTAGGTGGAAATGTTGTTGCATTCGAAATAAAAGGTGGTATTGAAGGGGGCAGAAACTTTTTAGATAAAATAAAAATGTGCTCACTTTCTGCAAACTTGGGAGATACCAGAACGATTGTCACGCATCCTGCATCAACAACGCATTCCAAGCTTTCCGATGAAGAAAGAAATGAAGTAGGAATTACTGCAGGTTTGGTTCGTTGCTCGGTAGGTTTAGAAAACGTGGAAGATATTATTGCAGATTTAAAGCAGGCATTAGATTAA
- a CDS encoding fatty acid desaturase family protein, translating to MEKPIYLKNPDDAKLFNELRKRVNQRVEKLPPNRDVYIKIKAIILPLIYFGLYLFALLNADQPWIYISSFVLMGISLVLIYLNLIHEAAHNNIFKSKKLNSLVLQIFDFVGANSYIWKKRHIAAHHAYPNVDGWDTDIEQSGLLLIVPWIKAKGIQKYQHFFFFLVYPLYLFNWMFIRDFRDFFDNERVILKTQGRIPVSEKIKMISFKLFYFFYQIAVPVLFFKVSIGLALGAWFLQVIAASIFALFVLLPLHPLPDNAFPKLDEKNALPFSWLRHQLEVTNDLKENNWFVRNMLGNFNFHVAHHLFPNYSYMYYNEITEEIEQFAREYNLGYKRFPIFTALGKHVDLLKQNANNAYFILEE from the coding sequence ATGGAAAAGCCAATTTATCTCAAAAATCCGGACGACGCCAAACTGTTTAATGAATTAAGAAAAAGAGTGAACCAGCGAGTAGAAAAACTTCCCCCAAACAGAGATGTTTACATTAAGATCAAAGCCATTATTTTGCCTTTGATCTATTTTGGCTTGTATCTATTTGCTCTTTTAAATGCAGATCAGCCGTGGATTTATATTTCTAGTTTTGTGCTGATGGGAATCTCTCTGGTTTTAATTTATCTGAATTTAATTCACGAAGCAGCTCACAATAATATTTTTAAAAGCAAAAAACTGAACAGTCTTGTATTGCAGATTTTTGATTTTGTGGGAGCTAACTCATACATCTGGAAAAAAAGACATATTGCAGCTCATCACGCTTACCCAAATGTTGACGGTTGGGATACCGACATCGAACAGAGCGGACTTTTATTAATCGTTCCATGGATTAAAGCAAAAGGAATTCAGAAATATCAGCATTTCTTTTTCTTTTTGGTGTATCCGCTTTATTTATTTAACTGGATGTTTATCAGAGATTTTAGAGATTTTTTTGATAATGAAAGGGTGATTCTGAAAACTCAGGGAAGAATTCCGGTTTCAGAAAAAATTAAGATGATAAGTTTCAAACTGTTTTACTTTTTTTATCAGATTGCCGTGCCTGTTTTATTTTTTAAAGTTTCCATAGGATTAGCTTTGGGAGCTTGGTTTTTACAGGTGATTGCAGCAAGTATTTTTGCACTTTTTGTGTTGTTGCCTTTGCATCCGCTTCCAGATAATGCTTTTCCGAAATTGGATGAAAAAAATGCACTTCCGTTCAGTTGGCTTCGCCATCAATTGGAAGTTACGAATGATTTAAAAGAAAATAATTGGTTTGTGAGAAACATGTTAGGAAACTTCAATTTTCACGTTGCCCATCATCTTTTTCCGAATTACAGTTATATGTATTATAACGAAATCACCGAGGAAATTGAGCAGTTTGCCAGAGAATATAATCTGGGTTACAAGCGATTTCCAATTTTTACTGCTTTAGGCAAACATGTTGATTTGCTGAAGCAAAATGCGAATAACGCTTATTTTATTTTAGAAGAATAA
- a CDS encoding ACT domain-containing protein produces the protein MKSNANEIKFLKNRSIIKFEGEDFLGEIGIDGRVFKALTFARISVGIISQQAVENGLSILVHEDDSEKAVNCLIEEFATERKSGKVTQIYSINNVSVIGFVAEDLNKILSELARNNVFPLLLNQNSSEKRINIVVTSSQDEKTKNIIESEIFKKPKTVHLAIIGHGNVGKTLIEQVLHSSEEIKRRKNIHLKVVAVANSRKIAFNKKGFDNQWSNEVFASEKTSNVDELINFSKENQLENLIVVDNTASTDFVKNYHALAENGFDLVSSNKIFNTLPIEEYRKLRYTLNKNNKRYLYETNVGAGLPLIDTIKLLHLSGENITRIKGVFSGTLSYVFNNFSLRDDKFSTIVNEALEKGFTEPDPREDLSGNDVARKLLILARELDLINEFNDINIQNLVPEALLSISKQEFLSRLEDLDDEYDKIKKNQEPGHVLRYVGDLHGDLQKEKGNLDVKLISVPATSALGQLKGSDSIFEIYTESYGENPIVIMGAGAGAKVTARGVFGDILRLSETK, from the coding sequence ATGAAAAGTAATGCAAACGAAATAAAATTTTTAAAGAACAGATCGATCATCAAATTTGAAGGAGAAGATTTTTTAGGTGAAATAGGGATTGATGGAAGAGTGTTTAAAGCGCTTACATTTGCGCGTATCAGTGTAGGAATAATTTCTCAACAGGCGGTAGAAAACGGATTGTCAATTTTGGTACACGAAGATGATTCTGAAAAAGCAGTAAACTGTCTTATCGAAGAGTTTGCTACGGAAAGAAAATCAGGAAAAGTTACCCAGATTTATAGTATCAACAATGTTTCTGTTATTGGTTTTGTGGCAGAGGATTTAAATAAAATACTTTCTGAACTGGCAAGAAATAACGTTTTTCCATTGTTGTTAAACCAGAATTCAAGCGAGAAACGTATCAATATTGTTGTGACATCTTCTCAGGATGAGAAAACTAAAAATATCATTGAATCTGAAATTTTCAAAAAACCAAAAACAGTTCACTTGGCAATTATCGGTCACGGAAATGTGGGGAAAACGTTGATAGAACAGGTTTTACATTCTTCGGAAGAAATTAAAAGAAGAAAAAATATACATCTGAAAGTAGTTGCTGTTGCTAATTCAAGAAAAATTGCTTTCAACAAAAAAGGATTTGACAACCAATGGAGCAATGAGGTTTTTGCCTCTGAAAAAACCTCTAATGTAGACGAATTAATTAATTTCTCTAAAGAAAATCAGCTTGAAAATCTAATTGTTGTTGATAATACAGCAAGTACAGATTTTGTTAAAAACTACCATGCTTTGGCAGAAAACGGGTTCGATTTAGTTTCTTCAAACAAAATTTTCAACACACTTCCAATCGAAGAATATCGTAAACTAAGATATACGTTGAACAAAAACAACAAGCGTTATTTGTATGAAACCAATGTTGGTGCAGGTTTGCCTTTAATTGATACGATAAAACTTTTACACCTTTCCGGTGAAAATATTACAAGAATAAAAGGTGTTTTTTCAGGAACATTGAGTTATGTTTTTAATAACTTCTCTTTGAGAGATGATAAATTTTCAACCATCGTCAATGAAGCTTTAGAAAAAGGTTTCACAGAACCAGACCCAAGAGAAGATTTATCAGGAAACGATGTGGCGAGAAAATTATTGATTTTGGCGAGAGAATTAGATTTGATTAATGAATTTAATGACATCAATATCCAAAACCTAGTTCCGGAAGCTTTACTTTCTATTTCAAAACAGGAATTTCTTTCAAGATTGGAAGATTTAGATGATGAATACGATAAAATTAAGAAAAATCAGGAGCCTGGTCACGTTTTAAGATACGTTGGAGATTTGCATGGAGATCTACAGAAAGAAAAAGGCAACCTGGATGTAAAATTGATTTCAGTTCCTGCAACTTCGGCTTTGGGACAGTTGAAAGGTTCAGATTCTATTTTTGAAATCTATACCGAAAGTTATGGTGAAAACCCAATTGTCATCATGGGAGCCGGAGCTGGAGCAAAAGTAACAGCAAGAGGCGTTTTCGGAGATATCTTAAGATTAAGTGAAACTAAATAA